The following proteins come from a genomic window of bacterium:
- a CDS encoding TolC family protein — protein sequence MKRSIFIFVFILFPCIFSCGIAPAECLTWEDCVREAATMNPDLFSAEAKIKQSLADKGIARSPMLPQVSTDLSGKKTKPVGTQEKKDTFAYSITGSQLVFDGFKTSNNVAEANQNLIANQYDYSVVSSNVRLNLKTAFSELLRAQELIYITEEIAERRKQNLSLVELRYEAGREHRGSLLTARADLAEAEFEVKQARRNISFARIKLIKQMGWEERIPVEVEGLFRVSEKIDDTPDFEYLADNNPFLKELAAKKDAARYGLKASKSDFFPEVYLSSSAGRTGPKWPPREEEWTVGFSVSFPLFEGGRRISEVSRAEAQVKEALAEERSGRDSIIVTLERTWVDFQDAFDNVSVQEKFLLAAEERAKIARAEYSTGIINFDDWIIIEDNLVNIKKSYLNAQASMLIAEAEWVQAKGGTLGYE from the coding sequence ATGAAGAGGTCTATATTTATATTCGTTTTTATCCTTTTTCCCTGCATCTTTTCCTGCGGTATCGCGCCGGCGGAATGCCTTACATGGGAAGATTGTGTGAGGGAAGCCGCTACCATGAATCCGGACCTTTTTTCGGCGGAAGCGAAAATAAAACAATCTCTTGCCGATAAAGGCATAGCAAGAAGTCCCATGCTTCCGCAGGTAAGCACGGACCTGAGCGGAAAGAAAACCAAACCTGTGGGGACACAGGAAAAGAAGGACACATTCGCTTATTCCATCACCGGCAGCCAGCTTGTATTTGACGGGTTCAAAACTTCGAATAATGTCGCCGAAGCGAACCAGAACCTGATAGCTAACCAATATGACTATTCCGTTGTCTCATCCAATGTGCGTTTAAATCTGAAAACGGCTTTCTCCGAGCTTCTCAGGGCCCAGGAACTTATCTATATTACCGAAGAAATTGCGGAAAGAAGAAAGCAGAACCTCTCCCTGGTCGAACTCCGGTATGAAGCGGGGCGCGAGCACCGCGGCTCTCTTTTGACTGCCCGGGCGGATTTGGCGGAAGCTGAGTTTGAAGTAAAACAGGCAAGGCGCAACATTTCATTTGCCCGGATTAAATTGATTAAACAGATGGGATGGGAAGAAAGGATACCCGTGGAGGTCGAAGGCCTTTTCCGGGTATCGGAAAAAATTGATGATACGCCTGATTTCGAATATCTGGCGGATAATAACCCTTTCCTGAAAGAACTTGCCGCGAAAAAGGATGCCGCCCGTTACGGGCTTAAAGCTTCCAAATCGGATTTCTTCCCGGAAGTTTACCTGAGTTCTTCCGCCGGCAGGACCGGCCCTAAGTGGCCTCCGAGAGAAGAGGAGTGGACAGTGGGTTTTTCCGTCTCTTTTCCTCTGTTCGAAGGCGGCCGGAGAATATCCGAGGTTTCCAGGGCGGAAGCGCAGGTTAAGGAAGCGCTTGCCGAGGAAAGGAGCGGGCGCGACAGTATTATAGTGACGCTTGAGCGGACCTGGGTCGATTTCCAGGATGCGTTTGATAATGTTTCCGTGCAGGAGAAATTTCTTTTAGCCGCCGAAGAGAGGGCGAAAATCGCGAGAGCGGAATATTCCACCGGAATAATTAATTTTGATGATTGGATAATAATAGAAGATAATCTCGTTAACATTAAAAAATCTTATCTCAACGCGCAGGCTTCTATGTTAATAGCCGAAGCGGAATGGGTTCAGGCCAAAGGGGGAACTTTGGGTTATGAGTAG
- a CDS encoding proline iminopeptidase-family hydrolase produces the protein METEGYISVKGGKVWYKIEGAGKKGIPLLTLHGGPGATHDYLEPLEKLADERPVIFYDQLGGGNSERPKNNSLWTVERFVGELKQVREMLRLKKVHLLGVSWGTMLAARYIIDLKPEGVVSLILSGPALNAERFASDARSYLSELSEKDRAVIAESEAKGRYDSREYADAMMNFYRLHVCRLDPWPGCLNRTFEKMGADVYNYMWGPSEFTVTGTLKGFDVTDKLKDISIPVLFTCGRYDEASPSATEYYHRLLPGSEIHIFEDASHIHISEKTGEFISVARDFLHRSEKN, from the coding sequence ATGGAAACTGAAGGTTATATATCGGTTAAGGGCGGTAAAGTCTGGTATAAGATTGAGGGCGCTGGTAAAAAGGGCATTCCTCTCTTAACCCTTCACGGCGGTCCCGGCGCGACCCACGATTACCTTGAGCCGCTGGAAAAACTTGCCGATGAGAGGCCCGTTATTTTTTATGACCAGCTGGGGGGCGGCAATTCAGAGCGGCCTAAAAATAATTCTCTCTGGACGGTCGAAAGGTTTGTCGGAGAGTTAAAGCAGGTGAGGGAAATGCTGAGGCTCAAAAAAGTTCATCTGCTCGGCGTGTCGTGGGGGACGATGCTTGCGGCCCGTTACATTATTGATTTAAAACCGGAAGGCGTCGTAAGTTTAATTCTTTCGGGCCCGGCTCTGAACGCGGAACGCTTCGCGTCCGATGCCCGGAGTTATCTATCCGAACTGTCGGAAAAAGACAGGGCGGTGATAGCCGAGAGCGAGGCAAAAGGCAGATACGATTCCAGAGAATACGCGGATGCGATGATGAACTTTTACAGGCTTCATGTATGCCGTCTTGACCCGTGGCCCGGGTGCCTTAACAGGACTTTCGAAAAAATGGGCGCGGATGTTTACAATTATATGTGGGGGCCCAGCGAATTCACGGTTACCGGAACGTTGAAAGGATTTGATGTGACGGATAAACTTAAAGATATAAGTATCCCTGTGTTATTTACCTGCGGACGATATGATGAAGCCTCTCCCTCAGCCACGGAGTATTACCATAGGTTGCTTCCCGGTTCTGAAATCCATATATTTGAGGATGCCTCGCACATCCATATCAGCGAAAAAACCGGTGAATTTATCAGTGTGGCCCGTGATTTTTTGCACCGGTCGGAGAAAAATTAA
- a CDS encoding ABC transporter permease has protein sequence MATIVDLKNISKVYRMGKVEVHALRDVSLSIESGEFVAIMGPSGSGKSTLLHILGFLDRPDAGEYIISGRNISNLSDNELAALRNRLVGFVFQQFHLLKRVSALENVKLPFIYGKDAKNIRSAAYDRICSVGLEDRASHWPNELSGGQQQRVAIARALVKEPMIIFADEPTGNLDSVSEHEIMHILKDLNAKGKTIIMVTHEQEISEYASRIISMRDGKIISDEKKESGPESEKAVYDLNKIISGKRSIWQGGELFGHFHQAVKSVLSNKVRSFLSMLGILVGVASVIAMLALGEGATSSMQERLKSLGSNLLSVRAGSAKVHGAASGTGAITRFTFDDVEAIQELKPDVRKVSGIISGSVQLVYKNENWNTRIEGVGLDYAEMRAAVPETGRWFNEEEIRKREKVAVVGITVLETLFADENPINKTIKINRINFRIIGIAPQKGFGGFRDQDDIVYIPVTTAMYRVLGKNYLEGIYVEVSDQELMDGAQKKIEEIIKKRHRLYEDEDSFNIRNMSEIQDMISSTTRTMSLLLGCIAAISLLVGGIGIMNIMLVSVTERTREIGLRKAIGARRADVMMQFLIEAIVMSLTGGLLGIVIGAGTAFLLSLFAGWTTKVSIYSVVLASTFSVIVGVGFGLWPAKRAAELNAVDALRYE, from the coding sequence TTGGCGACGATAGTAGATTTAAAAAATATATCTAAAGTTTACCGTATGGGAAAAGTCGAGGTCCATGCTCTCCGGGATGTTTCTCTTTCCATCGAAAGCGGGGAATTTGTGGCGATAATGGGCCCTTCCGGTTCGGGAAAATCAACTCTTCTCCATATACTTGGTTTTTTGGACAGGCCCGATGCAGGCGAATATATCATTTCCGGCAGGAATATAAGCAACCTTTCCGACAATGAACTTGCCGCTTTGAGAAACCGGCTTGTCGGTTTTGTCTTTCAGCAGTTTCATCTGTTAAAGAGGGTGAGCGCTCTTGAAAATGTCAAACTCCCGTTTATTTATGGAAAGGACGCTAAAAATATACGCTCAGCCGCTTATGACAGGATATGTTCTGTCGGGCTTGAGGACAGGGCTTCGCACTGGCCGAACGAACTTTCCGGAGGGCAGCAGCAGCGCGTTGCCATCGCCCGGGCTCTCGTCAAAGAACCGATGATAATATTCGCCGATGAGCCTACAGGCAACCTGGATTCGGTGAGCGAACACGAGATAATGCATATCCTGAAAGACCTTAACGCAAAAGGCAAAACCATCATTATGGTAACGCACGAGCAGGAAATATCCGAATACGCGAGCAGGATTATCTCGATGAGGGACGGGAAGATAATTTCGGATGAGAAAAAGGAATCCGGGCCCGAAAGTGAAAAAGCGGTTTATGATTTAAATAAAATTATTTCCGGAAAACGTTCCATCTGGCAGGGCGGCGAATTGTTCGGACATTTCCATCAGGCTGTGAAATCCGTTTTATCGAATAAAGTCAGGTCTTTTTTGTCCATGCTCGGGATCCTGGTCGGTGTGGCTTCTGTAATTGCCATGCTGGCGCTTGGCGAAGGGGCGACGAGTTCTATGCAGGAAAGGTTAAAATCCCTTGGCTCGAATCTTCTTTCGGTGAGGGCCGGTTCGGCCAAGGTCCACGGGGCCGCGAGCGGTACAGGCGCGATAACAAGGTTTACATTCGATGATGTTGAGGCGATTCAAGAGCTGAAACCCGATGTCCGTAAAGTGTCGGGTATCATCAGCGGCAGTGTTCAGCTTGTTTATAAGAACGAAAACTGGAATACCAGGATTGAAGGTGTCGGCCTGGATTACGCCGAGATGAGAGCCGCTGTCCCTGAAACGGGCAGATGGTTTAACGAAGAAGAAATCAGGAAAAGGGAAAAGGTCGCGGTTGTGGGAATAACCGTCCTTGAAACACTTTTCGCCGATGAAAATCCTATCAATAAGACCATAAAAATAAACAGGATTAATTTCCGTATTATAGGAATAGCGCCGCAGAAAGGTTTCGGCGGGTTTCGCGACCAGGATGATATTGTATATATTCCCGTTACGACGGCTATGTACCGGGTGCTGGGAAAAAATTATCTTGAGGGGATTTATGTTGAAGTTTCGGACCAGGAACTTATGGATGGAGCCCAGAAAAAGATAGAAGAGATTATAAAAAAGAGGCACCGCCTGTATGAGGATGAAGATTCGTTTAATATCCGGAATATGAGCGAGATACAGGATATGATATCAAGCACTACCAGGACGATGAGCCTGCTGCTGGGGTGTATTGCCGCCATATCGCTTCTGGTCGGAGGCATAGGAATAATGAACATCATGCTTGTTTCCGTCACGGAAAGAACACGTGAGATAGGACTTCGCAAGGCGATAGGAGCCCGCAGGGCGGATGTAATGATGCAGTTCCTTATAGAGGCGATTGTTATGTCTCTGACAGGCGGCCTGCTCGGGATAGTTATCGGGGCGGGAACGGCATTTTTGCTTTCGCTTTTTGCCGGTTGGACCACAAAAGTATCAATATATTCTGTTGTGCTTGCCAGCACGTTTTCTGTGATTGTCGGAGTCGGGTTCGGCCTGTGGCCCGCCAAAAGGGCCGCCGAGCTTAACGCTGTGGACGCGTTGAGGTATGAATAA
- a CDS encoding HlyD family efflux transporter periplasmic adaptor subunit produces MSRKILKIIIVLGVLAAAAFFLPGFIKENNSDMEKTSEFVKPFYGDIKVAVSTTGVVEPQNRLEIKPPIAGRVDEILVEEGQSVKTGDILALMSSTERAALLDSARLKGETEMEYWQEVYKAAPLIAPIDGKVIVRSVEPGQTVTTGDAVIVLSDRLIVQADVDETDVGKINLGQKAVVSLDAYPEIKVNAVVDHISYESKVVNNVTIYEVDILPESIPEVFRSGMSANVDVIVAERKNVMLIPAEAVTAEGSRKTVTVKNEKTGEIKTTDISAGLSDSENIEVLSGLKEDDTVLVKNGSYRPPQKKSVSSPFMPPGRKGKK; encoded by the coding sequence ATGAGTAGAAAAATTTTGAAGATAATCATTGTGCTTGGTGTGTTGGCGGCCGCGGCGTTCTTTCTGCCCGGTTTCATAAAGGAAAATAATTCGGACATGGAAAAGACATCCGAATTTGTAAAACCGTTTTACGGGGATATAAAAGTCGCGGTATCTACCACGGGCGTAGTGGAACCCCAGAACCGGCTTGAGATAAAACCTCCTATTGCCGGAAGGGTGGACGAGATACTGGTAGAAGAAGGGCAGTCCGTGAAAACAGGGGATATCCTGGCTCTTATGAGTTCGACGGAAAGGGCTGCTCTGCTCGATTCCGCGAGGCTGAAAGGCGAAACGGAAATGGAATACTGGCAGGAAGTTTACAAAGCGGCGCCCCTGATTGCCCCCATAGACGGCAAAGTCATTGTCCGCTCGGTTGAACCCGGACAGACGGTGACAACAGGGGATGCGGTGATTGTCCTTTCCGACAGGCTTATCGTCCAGGCTGATGTTGATGAAACCGATGTCGGGAAAATAAACCTCGGGCAGAAAGCGGTTGTCAGCCTTGACGCGTATCCCGAAATAAAGGTTAATGCGGTTGTTGACCATATATCTTATGAATCAAAAGTTGTCAACAATGTGACGATTTATGAAGTCGATATACTTCCTGAAAGCATACCGGAAGTTTTCCGTTCCGGCATGAGCGCCAATGTGGATGTTATAGTCGCTGAACGTAAAAATGTCATGCTCATTCCCGCGGAAGCCGTGACGGCCGAAGGCAGCCGTAAAACAGTGACGGTGAAAAATGAAAAAACAGGCGAAATCAAGACAACAGACATTTCGGCGGGTCTCAGCGATTCCGAAAACATAGAAGTTCTTTCCGGCTTAAAAGAGGATGATACGGTTCTTGTCAAAAACGGTTCTTACCGGCCTCCGCAGAAAAAATCGGTCAGCAGTCCGTTTATGCCGCCCGGGAGAAAAGGGAAAAAATAA
- the nspC gene encoding carboxynorspermidine decarboxylase produces the protein MIETPYYLIDERKLLKNLKIIRHIRDCSGAKSVLALKCFSTWSVFNLMKKYMDGTTSSSLYEARLGREKFGKEVHAYSVGYNEREIKELAKFSDKIIFNSVSQLKRFRPYVKGLDIGIRINPKISYSRFDLADPARRYSRLGVSDKKSLSGVLCFLSGAMFHFNCENDSFKDFSDNLDYVSRAYGDVLKKLKWVSLGGGYYFSKEGYPLDRFCRKLKEFAERFGVQVYLEPGESAVTQSAELVTRVVDIVRNEIDIAIVDASTEAHMLDLLIYRLPAKVKNSGAGKHKYMIAGRSCLAGDVFGTYNFKSKLKIGGVITFSDTAGYTMVKKNWFNGLEMPSIVVRRLNGRMDVVRKFTYKDFVDDL, from the coding sequence ATGATTGAGACTCCCTACTATCTCATTGATGAACGAAAACTGCTTAAAAATCTGAAGATAATAAGGCATATCAGAGACTGTTCCGGCGCGAAATCCGTCCTTGCCCTTAAATGTTTTTCGACGTGGAGCGTCTTTAACCTGATGAAAAAGTATATGGACGGGACCACTTCAAGCTCGCTTTATGAAGCCCGCCTCGGGCGCGAAAAATTCGGGAAGGAAGTCCATGCTTATTCCGTCGGCTATAACGAAAGAGAAATAAAAGAGCTGGCAAAATTTTCCGATAAGATAATTTTTAATTCCGTCTCGCAGTTAAAAAGGTTCCGCCCTTATGTTAAAGGCCTTGATATAGGCATAAGGATAAACCCGAAAATCAGTTATTCCCGTTTCGACCTGGCCGACCCGGCCCGCAGGTATTCGCGCCTTGGCGTGTCGGATAAAAAGTCGCTTTCCGGCGTCCTGTGTTTTCTGAGCGGCGCTATGTTCCATTTCAACTGTGAGAACGATAGTTTTAAGGATTTTTCGGATAATCTTGATTATGTAAGCCGCGCGTACGGCGATGTGCTTAAAAAACTCAAATGGGTGAGCCTTGGAGGGGGATATTATTTTTCGAAGGAAGGGTACCCTCTTGACAGGTTCTGCCGCAAGTTGAAAGAATTTGCGGAACGCTTCGGCGTCCAGGTCTATCTTGAACCCGGCGAAAGCGCTGTTACGCAATCGGCCGAACTGGTTACGAGAGTTGTTGATATTGTGCGTAACGAAATCGATATCGCGATAGTTGACGCGTCAACCGAGGCCCATATGCTTGATCTGCTCATTTACAGGCTTCCGGCCAAGGTGAAAAACTCAGGCGCGGGAAAGCATAAATATATGATAGCCGGGCGCTCGTGCCTTGCCGGTGATGTTTTCGGGACATACAACTTCAAATCAAAACTTAAAATCGGCGGTGTAATAACATTTTCTGATACAGCAGGTTACACAATGGTTAAAAAGAACTGGTTTAACGGGCTTGAGATGCCTTCTATAGTGGTCAGGCGGCTTAACGGCAGAATGGATGTGGTCAGGAAATTTACTTATAAAGATTTTGTGGATGATTTATAA
- a CDS encoding B12-binding domain-containing radical SAM protein, which translates to MENMLAPDKKRYRLRIVIPAYPAFNIYSSIARRTTALGPVSVASAVNEMEGWDAEVIDENNLRLYGPRGEDTGADHDFLQNIRFADAAGFYGGLTSTIPRVYELAEFYKKQGVATIAGGQHFAGENIVEALNSSIDYVVIGEGEETIKELLLALQGKLKLSEVKGIAYLEKGKAVFTPEREPITDFDKLPVPDFALVRYAKITLYPVERIRGCGMNCEFCTVKGKPRYSSPERLMEQISSLVETKNARNFFVVDDLFGQQRDETIRFCNMLEQYQKKISKRLDLAVQIRLDKAKDTELLSAMRKASISSVAIGFESPIEEELKAMNKAITPGDMLLLAGIYRKMGFLIHGMFIFGYPMKENEQFRMSSDERIKRFKKFIKKARLDTIQVMIPVPLPGTELRARLEKQNRIYPLKDVGWEFYDGNFPLFEPDAPLSAEEMQKSVKKIMGAFYQFKYMFMIGLHIISFPSVIFFLHNIKQGWRRWYRYWRSHLIRFGGWFILKGWVADFKKGSFSQKLKSARSHLRFRHTSRKNS; encoded by the coding sequence ATGGAAAATATGTTAGCCCCAGATAAAAAAAGATACAGGTTAAGGATCGTCATTCCGGCTTATCCCGCGTTCAATATTTATTCGTCCATAGCGAGAAGGACCACGGCTTTAGGCCCCGTGTCGGTGGCAAGCGCTGTCAATGAGATGGAAGGATGGGATGCCGAGGTCATAGACGAAAACAATCTCAGGCTCTACGGCCCCAGAGGCGAGGATACCGGAGCAGACCACGATTTCCTGCAGAATATAAGGTTTGCCGATGCCGCGGGTTTTTACGGCGGGCTGACGAGCACAATTCCCAGAGTCTATGAATTGGCTGAGTTTTATAAAAAACAGGGTGTGGCGACAATTGCCGGCGGCCAGCATTTTGCGGGAGAAAACATTGTTGAAGCGCTGAACTCTTCCATAGATTATGTTGTTATCGGCGAGGGCGAAGAGACCATCAAAGAACTTCTTCTGGCATTACAGGGAAAGTTGAAATTAAGCGAAGTCAAAGGCATAGCTTATCTGGAAAAAGGTAAGGCGGTTTTTACGCCGGAAAGGGAACCGATAACGGATTTCGACAAATTGCCGGTTCCCGATTTTGCTCTTGTCCGCTACGCTAAAATAACACTTTACCCCGTTGAGAGAATCCGCGGCTGTGGGATGAACTGCGAGTTTTGCACCGTTAAAGGTAAGCCAAGGTATTCTTCCCCCGAGCGGCTTATGGAACAGATAAGTTCCCTTGTCGAAACAAAGAATGCGAGGAATTTTTTTGTTGTCGATGACCTGTTCGGCCAGCAGCGCGATGAAACCATCCGCTTCTGTAATATGCTTGAACAGTATCAGAAAAAAATAAGCAAGAGGCTTGACCTTGCCGTCCAGATACGTCTCGATAAGGCGAAAGACACGGAACTCCTGTCTGCTATGCGCAAAGCGAGTATATCATCCGTGGCGATAGGCTTTGAGTCGCCTATCGAAGAAGAATTAAAGGCGATGAACAAAGCCATAACTCCCGGAGATATGCTGTTGTTGGCGGGAATATACCGCAAGATGGGATTTCTGATACACGGGATGTTTATATTCGGATACCCTATGAAAGAAAACGAGCAGTTCAGGATGTCTTCGGATGAGAGGATAAAGAGATTTAAAAAATTCATTAAAAAAGCCCGGCTTGATACAATCCAGGTTATGATACCTGTTCCTCTCCCGGGAACGGAACTCCGGGCAAGGCTTGAAAAACAGAACAGGATATATCCGCTGAAAGATGTCGGCTGGGAGTTTTATGACGGCAATTTCCCTTTGTTCGAGCCCGACGCCCCGTTGAGCGCGGAAGAGATGCAGAAATCCGTGAAGAAGATAATGGGGGCTTTTTACCAGTTTAAATATATGTTTATGATAGGCCTTCACATAATCTCTTTCCCTTCGGTGATTTTCTTTTTACACAATATCAAGCAGGGATGGAGAAGATGGTACCGCTACTGGAGAAGCCATTTGATAAGGTTCGGAGGCTGGTTTATTTTAAAAGGCTGGGTTGCCGATTTCAAAAAAGGTTCTTTTTCTCAAAAACTTAAATCAGCCAGATCACATTTGCGCTTCAGGCATACAAGCCGCAAGAATTCCTGA
- a CDS encoding tetratricopeptide repeat protein: MKRNAVIAILAVFLILPCFGSIAKTNLKLDRPNKPAEADFEEERTPEDAINALLYQLEEDPYNSELYECLAYCFDYVGDYENLLKATELQVAYLPDDCEEKDVVYGNLARTYMLNDRMVEGKMWLDRADEVNSDNFYNRWLSVHYNILKQNYKEAACELKKVSELQNNKDEMDVYYQIYLWACEAVPDENNVIKIFQEVIKLEPDNARGYRVLAGAIRNADLSNIEKNLGLIMKYYKKSLELDPDYILTYVSIANLYMYLYAKSKDEVQYGKALEWFKKGYEVSPGNVRLAYAEGMFYFLTYNNDKAIERLEFAYEKGLQDSRVTDGLSKAYNTKAYNYYKSGENIEEGLKLIELAIALSPDNGIIISTKAELLYKTGRYEEAYQCVKKAIELEPDEKEIQKDLAMIEEALNKKRGK, from the coding sequence TTGAAAAGAAACGCTGTTATAGCCATTCTTGCGGTGTTTTTAATCCTGCCGTGTTTTGGTTCAATTGCCAAAACAAATTTGAAATTAGATAGGCCGAATAAACCTGCGGAAGCTGATTTTGAAGAAGAGAGAACTCCGGAAGATGCCATCAATGCTCTTTTATATCAGTTGGAAGAAGATCCTTATAACAGTGAACTTTATGAGTGTCTGGCATATTGTTTTGATTACGTTGGGGATTATGAAAATCTGCTAAAGGCGACGGAGTTACAGGTAGCGTATTTACCTGATGATTGTGAGGAGAAAGATGTAGTTTACGGCAACCTTGCGAGGACTTATATGCTTAACGACCGTATGGTCGAAGGGAAAATGTGGCTTGACAGGGCGGACGAAGTAAATTCCGATAATTTTTATAACAGATGGCTTTCAGTTCATTACAACATTTTAAAACAGAATTATAAAGAGGCAGCGTGTGAACTCAAAAAGGTTAGCGAACTCCAGAATAATAAGGATGAAATGGATGTTTATTATCAAATCTATTTGTGGGCTTGTGAAGCTGTCCCTGATGAAAACAATGTAATAAAAATATTTCAGGAAGTCATCAAGCTTGAGCCCGATAATGCACGTGGTTATAGAGTGTTAGCAGGAGCTATAAGGAATGCAGACTTATCAAATATAGAGAAAAATCTGGGTTTAATTATGAAATACTATAAAAAATCTCTTGAACTGGATCCGGATTATATATTGACATATGTAAGTATAGCTAACCTCTATATGTACCTTTATGCTAAAAGCAAAGATGAAGTTCAGTATGGAAAGGCCTTAGAGTGGTTCAAAAAAGGATATGAAGTTTCCCCCGGCAATGTGAGGCTTGCTTATGCGGAAGGCATGTTTTATTTTCTTACATATAATAATGATAAGGCAATTGAACGGTTGGAATTTGCTTATGAAAAGGGACTGCAGGACAGCCGCGTAACTGATGGTTTAAGCAAAGCCTATAATACAAAGGCCTATAATTATTATAAATCCGGTGAAAACATTGAGGAAGGTTTGAAATTGATAGAGCTGGCAATAGCTTTGAGTCCTGATAACGGTATTATAATCAGCACAAAAGCTGAATTGCTTTATAAAACAGGGAGATACGAAGAGGCATATCAATGTGTAAAAAAAGCTATAGAGCTTGAACCGGATGAAAAGGAAATACAGAAAGACCTGGCAATGATTGAAGAGGCTTTAAACAAAAAAAGGGGGAAATAA
- a CDS encoding saccharopine dehydrogenase family protein, translated as MKKNVLIVGAGGVAHVAAHKCAMNNDVLGDICIASRTKEKCDKIIESVKKKNHLKDKSKKLYSKQINALDIPATVKLIKDTGSEIVINLAQAYVNMSLLEACIQAGVAYMDTAIHEDPNKVCEDPPWYANYEWKRKDKCKANNITAILGAGFDPGVVNAYCALAVKHYFDKIDTIDIMDVNAGSYGKYFATNFDPEINFREFKKVWTWIDRKWVMEKVHSIKMMYDFPVVGEQPVYLNGHDELHSLSKNIDANSIRFWMGFGDHYINVFTVLTNLGLTSEKPIKTAEGVEVVPLKVLKAILPDPSSLAPNYTGKTCIGNYVKGEKDGKRREIFIYNTCDHAECYREVESQAISYTAGVPPVAAAMLIAKGPWDVKTMANVEELDPDPFIEILNRIGLPTVVEEHPKPLPESKRVR; from the coding sequence ATGAAGAAGAATGTTTTAATTGTGGGAGCGGGCGGAGTGGCGCATGTGGCTGCCCATAAATGCGCTATGAATAACGATGTTCTCGGCGATATCTGTATTGCTTCAAGGACAAAAGAAAAATGCGATAAGATTATCGAGAGCGTAAAAAAGAAAAATCACCTTAAAGATAAGTCAAAAAAACTGTATTCGAAGCAGATAAACGCCCTTGATATTCCCGCGACGGTAAAACTGATAAAAGATACCGGCTCTGAAATCGTTATCAACCTCGCGCAGGCTTATGTGAATATGTCTCTTCTTGAGGCATGCATTCAGGCGGGAGTCGCCTATATGGATACTGCGATACATGAAGATCCCAATAAAGTCTGCGAAGACCCGCCCTGGTACGCTAACTACGAATGGAAACGCAAAGATAAATGCAAGGCGAATAATATCACCGCTATACTCGGGGCCGGATTCGATCCGGGAGTCGTCAACGCTTACTGCGCGCTCGCGGTGAAACATTACTTCGATAAGATTGACACTATTGACATAATGGACGTTAACGCCGGCAGTTACGGGAAATATTTCGCGACAAACTTCGACCCCGAAATCAATTTCCGCGAGTTCAAGAAAGTCTGGACATGGATAGACCGCAAATGGGTTATGGAGAAAGTCCATTCAATAAAGATGATGTATGATTTTCCGGTTGTCGGGGAACAGCCGGTTTACTTAAACGGCCATGACGAGCTGCACTCGCTTTCGAAAAACATTGACGCGAACAGCATACGTTTCTGGATGGGGTTCGGCGACCACTATATAAATGTGTTTACCGTTCTGACTAACCTGGGCCTGACTTCCGAGAAGCCGATTAAAACAGCCGAGGGAGTCGAAGTCGTGCCGCTGAAAGTGCTTAAGGCGATTCTGCCCGACCCGTCGTCTCTCGCGCCCAACTATACGGGCAAGACCTGTATAGGCAATTATGTTAAAGGGGAGAAAGACGGCAAGCGCAGGGAAATATTCATTTATAACACCTGCGACCATGCCGAATGTTACAGGGAAGTGGAATCTCAGGCGATTTCTTACACGGCCGGTGTCCCGCCGGTAGCCGCCGCGATGCTTATAGCGAAAGGCCCGTGGGATGTGAAGACTATGGCAAATGTGGAAGAGCTCGACCCTGACCCGTTCATAGAGATACTGAACAGGATAGGTCTTCCGACAGTTGTTGAAGAACATCCGAAACCTCTTCCTGAAAGCAAGAGAGTCCGGTAA